The region AGCGGATTCGGCCGTCTTCTAACCTCTAGATTTTTCATTGGTTTCCGCTATAATCAGCCCAGCTTCCGCCGGGGCGTCCCCATCCCCGCGGAGTCCCCGACAAGCCAGCTAAGGAGTCATCATGATCATTCGAAGGACCGCGCGGGCCGCGCTTGTGCTAGCGGCAACCGCTGCGCTCTGCGCCGCCGCCGGCTGCAACAAGAAATCCGAGACGGCCAGCGAGGCCGAGACTGCCGTGCCTTTCCATCACCTTTCCGCGGACAGCGTGAAGCAGGAGATCGCGCGCTTCGCGCCGGTCGAGATCACGTACGACGATACCATCCTCTCCGCGGCCGAAGCCGACGCCCTCACCAAGCTGGTGGGCGCCGCGCGCATCATGGACGAGATCTTCCTGACCCAGGTCTGGTCTGGAAACATGCAGATGCGCGACGATCTCCGCGCCGCCGCCGACAAGGCGGGCTCGGGCCCGTCCCTGGCAGGCGATCTCTACCACCTCTTCCGTATCAACATGGGGCCGTGGCTGCGGCTCGAGCACGACCGCCCCTTCATCGGCGCCATGGCAAAGCCGGAGGGCGCCGGGTACTACCCCCAGGATATGACCAAGGAGGAGTTCGAGGCGTTCGTGGAGACGCACCCCGACCAGAAGGACGCCTTCCTCAGCTACTTCACATGCATCCGACGCAGCGAAACGGGCGGTCTCGAAGCGGTTCCGTACAGCACGTTCTATGCGCCCATGCTCGACCAGGCCGCACACCTGATGATCGAGGCGGCCGACGTTCTCTCCTCCCCGGAGGCAAAGACGCAGTTCGCCAACGGCGTGGACTACACCACGCTGGTCAGGTTCCTGCGCAGCCGCGCGGCGGCCTTCGAATCCAACGACTACTTCCAGAGCGACATGGACTGGATGGACGTGAAGGACAACATCCTCGACGTCACCATCGGTCCCTACGAGGTGTACGAGGACGGTCTCTTCAACTACAAGGCGGCGTTCGAGGGCGTCATCGCCATCCGCAATCCCGCGGACAGCAAGCGCCTGGAGGAGTTGAAGAACTTCCTGCCCGCGATGGAGCGGAATCTTCCGATTCCAAATGAGATGAAGAACATGAACCGCGGCACTGACTCGCCCATCAGCGTGATCGACGTGGTGTGCGCGGGCGGCGACATCAAGGCGGGTGTGCACGCGATTGCGTTCAACCTGCCCAATGACGAGCGCGTGCGCGAAGCCAAGGGCTCCAAGAAAGTCATGCTCAAGAACATCTCGCGCGCCAAGTACGACAAGATCCTGGTGCCCATTGCCAACGTCGTGCTGGATCCGTCGCACATGGAGCATGTGAACTTTGAGAGCTACTTCAAC is a window of Candidatus Krumholzibacteriia bacterium DNA encoding:
- a CDS encoding peptidase; the encoded protein is MIIRRTARAALVLAATAALCAAAGCNKKSETASEAETAVPFHHLSADSVKQEIARFAPVEITYDDTILSAAEADALTKLVGAARIMDEIFLTQVWSGNMQMRDDLRAAADKAGSGPSLAGDLYHLFRINMGPWLRLEHDRPFIGAMAKPEGAGYYPQDMTKEEFEAFVETHPDQKDAFLSYFTCIRRSETGGLEAVPYSTFYAPMLDQAAHLMIEAADVLSSPEAKTQFANGVDYTTLVRFLRSRAAAFESNDYFQSDMDWMDVKDNILDVTIGPYEVYEDGLFNYKAAFEGVIAIRNPADSKRLEELKNFLPAMERNLPIPNEMKNMNRGTDSPISVIDVVCAGGDIKAGVHAIAFNLPNDERVREAKGSKKVMLKNISRAKYDKILVPIANVVLDPSHMEHVNFESYFNFSLYHELAHGLGPGTLTLADGTRTTVNQVLQTLYSPIEECKADVMGMYNGAFLVEKGYIKQEELNRMYIGFLPGLFRAVRFGLHEAHGKGNMMQYNWFKDQGAIVHDPGTDRYTVVLEKMPEAARSLTRELCLLEARGDYAAAEAFVNKWGAVPPEVERIVGKLSNIPTDVEPLYDRASM